From one Catenuloplanes nepalensis genomic stretch:
- a CDS encoding lysylphosphatidylglycerol synthase transmembrane domain-containing protein, producing MVAVSVVALAIIGLRGRLPDPREFTDALGGAHWGWITGAVVLQIISLSCFAFQERHLLTALGASIRRRRLFAIILARTAISISVPAGPAVSTGYAINEYSRAGVAREIGAVCAIVSGLASIGGLTVLYAGGGAVVLTHSSATSLNWQPLAIVAAIAALTATVIAIGRRLPSRPFDVGSVPEHRIGRYAHGLLLSARAAWHAGAGLRVRDWCAVVGYSAVNRLTDLLCLVACTRALGLQISLITLATIYLGVQIVRQVPLTPGGIGVIETALVAGLTTAGSTAVTATAAVLVYRVISCWLLIPAGGVAGLLIRRR from the coding sequence ATGGTCGCGGTCTCGGTCGTGGCGCTCGCGATCATCGGTCTGCGCGGCCGGCTGCCGGACCCGCGCGAGTTCACCGACGCGCTCGGCGGCGCGCACTGGGGCTGGATCACGGGCGCCGTCGTGCTGCAGATCATCTCGCTGTCCTGCTTCGCGTTCCAGGAGCGGCACCTGCTGACCGCGCTCGGCGCGTCCATCCGGCGGCGCCGGCTCTTCGCGATCATCCTCGCCCGTACCGCCATATCGATCTCGGTCCCGGCCGGTCCGGCCGTCTCCACCGGGTACGCGATCAACGAGTACAGCCGGGCCGGCGTGGCCCGCGAGATCGGCGCGGTCTGCGCGATCGTCTCCGGTCTCGCCTCGATCGGCGGCCTCACCGTCCTCTACGCCGGCGGCGGCGCGGTCGTGCTCACCCACAGCTCCGCGACCTCGCTGAACTGGCAGCCACTCGCGATCGTCGCCGCCATCGCCGCGCTCACCGCGACCGTGATCGCGATCGGCCGGCGCCTGCCGTCCCGCCCGTTCGACGTCGGCAGCGTCCCGGAACACCGCATCGGCCGGTACGCCCACGGCCTCCTCCTCTCCGCGCGCGCCGCCTGGCACGCCGGCGCCGGACTGCGCGTCCGCGACTGGTGCGCGGTCGTCGGCTACTCCGCGGTCAACCGCCTCACCGACCTGCTGTGCCTGGTCGCCTGCACGCGCGCGCTCGGCCTGCAGATCAGCCTGATCACGCTGGCCACCATCTACCTCGGCGTCCAGATCGTCCGCCAGGTCCCGCTCACCCCCGGCGGCATCGGCGTGATCGAGACCGCGCTGGTCGCGGGCCTGACCACGGCCGGCTCCACCGCGGTCACCGCGACCGCCGCGGTCCTGGTCTACCGGGTGATCTCCTGCTGGCTGCTCATCCCGGCCGGCGGCGTCGCGGGCCTGCTGATCCGCCGCCGCTGA
- a CDS encoding LysR substrate-binding domain-containing protein: protein MPLEPGHLRLLALISRHSSTAAAAGELGISPAEAAQQLAHAERECGVPLLRRAPRGDSLTAAGHLLARHGADIDRLTAQASAGLGELLGRMSLRLRLGACETAALHLLPPVLAALRGQHPDADLYVSDVRPDRGLAMVEDGELDLVAFAGWDDAPKVSEQITLYPLVTDPLVVVLPDGHPLAADGRTLSLDALRAEPWAALPAGTDAREQLDRATGLAGFVPDVRFQAASYAAAQAFAGAGAGLTLTPRLALTGAPGTVHRDLTPPAPHRTLFAATFADTRLTPLATTVLTLLHDAATALTGHS, encoded by the coding sequence ATGCCCTTAGAGCCCGGACACCTTCGCCTGCTCGCCCTGATCAGCCGACACAGCTCCACCGCGGCGGCCGCCGGTGAGCTGGGCATCTCGCCGGCCGAGGCGGCGCAGCAGCTGGCCCACGCGGAGCGGGAGTGCGGGGTGCCGCTGCTGCGGCGCGCGCCGCGCGGTGACTCGCTGACCGCGGCCGGGCACCTGCTCGCCCGGCACGGCGCCGACATCGACCGGCTCACCGCGCAGGCCTCCGCGGGCCTCGGCGAACTGCTCGGCCGGATGTCGCTGCGGCTGCGGCTGGGCGCCTGCGAGACCGCGGCGCTGCACCTGCTCCCGCCCGTGCTGGCCGCGCTGCGCGGCCAGCATCCGGACGCGGACCTCTACGTCTCCGACGTGCGCCCGGACCGGGGTCTGGCGATGGTCGAGGACGGCGAACTGGACCTGGTCGCCTTCGCCGGCTGGGACGACGCGCCCAAGGTCTCCGAGCAGATCACGCTCTACCCGCTGGTCACCGACCCGCTCGTGGTGGTGCTGCCGGACGGCCACCCGCTCGCGGCCGACGGCCGGACGCTGTCGCTCGACGCGCTGCGCGCCGAGCCGTGGGCCGCGCTGCCCGCCGGCACCGACGCCCGCGAGCAGCTCGACCGGGCCACCGGCCTGGCCGGGTTCGTTCCGGACGTCCGCTTCCAGGCCGCGTCCTACGCCGCGGCTCAGGCCTTCGCCGGCGCCGGTGCCGGCCTCACGCTGACCCCGCGGCTCGCCCTGACCGGGGCGCCCGGCACCGTCCACCGCGATCTCACCCCGCCGGCCCCGCACCGCACGCTCTTCGCCGCGACGTTCGCCGACACCCGCCTGACCCCGCTCGCCACCACCGTCCTCACGCTCCTGCACGACGCGGCCACCGCGCTCACCGGCCACTCCTGA
- a CDS encoding nucleotidyltransferase domain-containing protein has translation MDDARLIEIARRLATIGGVEAVVLGGSRARGTHRPDSDYDLGLYYRDDLDVPALRRLAADVTGTDTEVTPRGGWGPWVDGGGWLTVDGERVDWIYRDLARVERIRADCEAGRFEIGFQPGHPLGFYSHVYAGEVALCRPLAVTGATFDTLTAKPYPPALGTALREGLWEADFMIGIASNTPDPVYRAGCMFRLVGVVCQALHGYAGRWLINEKGMVESAAALPGVPDGFADTARAAVHDLEAGSALIGMAQAHVRRDTVPYQSF, from the coding sequence GTGGACGACGCACGCCTGATCGAGATCGCGCGACGGCTCGCCACGATCGGTGGCGTCGAGGCCGTGGTGCTCGGCGGCAGCCGCGCGCGCGGGACGCACCGGCCCGACTCCGACTACGACCTGGGCCTCTACTACCGCGACGACCTCGACGTCCCGGCGCTGCGCCGGCTCGCCGCGGACGTGACCGGCACGGACACCGAGGTCACTCCGCGCGGCGGCTGGGGGCCGTGGGTCGACGGCGGCGGCTGGCTGACCGTGGACGGCGAGCGCGTCGACTGGATCTACCGCGACCTGGCCCGCGTCGAGCGCATCCGGGCCGACTGCGAGGCCGGCCGGTTCGAGATCGGTTTCCAGCCGGGCCATCCGCTCGGCTTCTACTCCCATGTGTACGCCGGGGAGGTCGCGCTCTGCCGCCCGCTCGCGGTGACCGGCGCCACGTTCGACACGCTGACGGCGAAACCGTACCCGCCCGCGCTCGGCACCGCGCTCCGCGAAGGACTCTGGGAGGCCGACTTCATGATCGGGATCGCGTCCAACACGCCGGACCCGGTCTACCGCGCCGGCTGCATGTTCCGGCTGGTCGGCGTGGTCTGCCAGGCGCTGCACGGGTACGCCGGGCGGTGGCTGATCAACGAGAAGGGCATGGTCGAGTCCGCCGCGGCGCTGCCGGGCGTGCCGGACGGGTTCGCCGACACCGCGCGCGCCGCCGTGCACGACCTCGAGGCCGGCTCAGCGCTTATCGGAATGGCCCAGGCTCATGTCCGGCGCGATACGGTCCCGTACCAATCGTTTTAG
- a CDS encoding EndoU domain-containing protein, protein MARRRGSNAGLISAALSFLRKANKRNRPGRLPAEQRDHLFRGKVAPTGHPRVVGYHYRPGGRDFPDRRVVPGSINRPTAGGPYEAKPQILDRSVNPPVWRNKTSNGGYSTFFPDHWTPAQVDAAIPGAFARSTPVPAGTPGGTPALWRGEYRGVQIEGWYLKDANGHFVTDSAGNKVPGNGWPLL, encoded by the coding sequence GTGGCCCGGCGGCGAGGGAGCAACGCCGGGCTGATCTCCGCCGCGCTCAGCTTCCTGCGGAAGGCCAACAAACGAAACCGCCCCGGCCGCCTGCCGGCGGAACAGCGGGATCACCTGTTCCGGGGCAAGGTCGCGCCGACCGGGCATCCGCGGGTCGTCGGATACCACTACCGGCCCGGTGGTCGTGACTTTCCCGACCGCCGGGTGGTGCCCGGCTCGATCAACCGGCCGACCGCCGGCGGTCCCTACGAGGCCAAGCCGCAGATCCTCGATCGATCGGTCAATCCGCCGGTCTGGCGTAACAAGACCTCGAACGGGGGCTACAGCACGTTCTTCCCTGATCACTGGACCCCGGCCCAGGTGGACGCGGCGATACCCGGCGCGTTCGCCCGGTCCACGCCGGTCCCGGCGGGAACGCCGGGAGGAACACCCGCGCTATGGCGTGGCGAATATCGTGGTGTGCAGATCGAAGGCTGGTATCTCAAGGACGCGAACGGACACTTCGTCACAGACAGCGCCGGCAACAAGGTTCCCGGGAACGGCTGGCCTCTCCTCTGA
- a CDS encoding YbaB/EbfC family DNA-binding protein: MADRIDPSGLHRMLSETLNALSAPGATGAAGAAFGAAGAAGAAFGAAGAAFGDRGPGTAGDPEPVEGVGHGADGLIEVRVGPPGRVTGLDLRPEALRLGPDRLAAELTVAIDAALAGLRERLADGAPDLGALAGQLRDVQQETGRQLTAFTDSLFAAQQMLIRRADGER; encoded by the coding sequence ATGGCCGACAGGATCGATCCGTCCGGACTGCACCGGATGTTGTCCGAGACCCTGAACGCGCTGTCCGCGCCCGGTGCCACCGGGGCCGCCGGGGCCGCGTTCGGGGCCGCCGGGGCCGCCGGGGCCGCGTTCGGGGCCGCCGGGGCCGCGTTCGGTGATCGAGGGCCGGGCACGGCCGGTGATCCGGAGCCGGTCGAGGGCGTCGGGCACGGCGCGGACGGGCTGATCGAGGTGCGGGTCGGGCCGCCGGGGCGGGTCACCGGGCTCGATCTCCGCCCCGAGGCGCTGCGGCTGGGGCCGGACCGGCTCGCCGCGGAACTGACCGTGGCGATCGACGCGGCCCTCGCGGGACTGCGCGAGCGGCTCGCCGACGGCGCACCGGACCTCGGCGCGCTGGCCGGGCAGCTGCGCGACGTGCAGCAGGAGACCGGGCGGCAGCTCACCGCGTTCACGGACTCGCTCTTCGCCGCGCAGCAGATGCTGATCCGGCGCGCGGACGGCGAGCGATGA
- a CDS encoding SelT/SelW/SelH family protein has product MTRTPRLEIEYCTQCRWLLRAAWTAQELLTTFGLRLGEVALVPGTGGVFDVRLDGDLVWSRKESGHPEITELKRLVRDRIAPDMSLGHSDKR; this is encoded by the coding sequence GTGACACGAACGCCGAGGCTTGAGATCGAGTACTGCACGCAGTGTCGCTGGCTGCTGCGCGCCGCCTGGACCGCGCAGGAGCTCCTCACCACGTTCGGCCTGCGGCTGGGCGAGGTGGCGCTGGTGCCGGGCACCGGCGGCGTCTTCGACGTGCGGCTCGACGGCGACCTCGTCTGGTCGCGAAAGGAGTCGGGTCACCCCGAGATCACCGAACTAAAACGATTGGTACGGGACCGTATCGCGCCGGACATGAGCCTGGGCCATTCCGATAAGCGCTGA
- a CDS encoding WXG100-like domain-containing protein, which translates to MGLQLPGELISLLGVLGYNWPEADETALLEMGQAWTEFSGTLDGLVAEAGAAAATVWERQTGGDIAAFQAWWSAEESPVAALRDGATAATLAGTGLMLCGMIVLGLKIAVIVQLTILAIQIAQAIATATVTAGATLLEIPVFQALARTIIGGMIDEVVSRLLEA; encoded by the coding sequence GTGGGACTGCAGCTGCCCGGTGAGCTGATCTCGTTGCTCGGCGTGCTCGGCTACAACTGGCCGGAGGCGGACGAGACCGCGCTGCTGGAGATGGGGCAGGCCTGGACCGAGTTCTCCGGCACGCTCGACGGGCTGGTCGCGGAGGCCGGCGCGGCCGCGGCCACGGTGTGGGAACGGCAGACCGGCGGTGACATCGCGGCGTTCCAGGCCTGGTGGAGTGCGGAGGAGAGCCCGGTCGCGGCGCTGCGGGACGGGGCCACCGCGGCCACGCTCGCCGGGACCGGCCTGATGCTCTGCGGCATGATCGTGCTCGGCCTGAAGATCGCGGTGATCGTCCAGCTGACCATCCTGGCGATCCAGATCGCGCAGGCGATCGCCACCGCAACGGTCACGGCCGGCGCGACGCTGCTGGAGATACCGGTCTTCCAGGCGCTGGCGCGGACGATCATCGGCGGGATGATCGACGAGGTCGTCTCCCGGTTGCTCGAGGCGTGA
- a CDS encoding ROK family protein, whose translation MLVDNNTRYAALAEALADGPAAQNVMYVRLFDGIGGGLIVGGRLVADGHGVTGEFGHVVVARDGEPCRCGKRGCLETVASLPAVLRECTRRGLVLPDADALAAAVRDCRPIALAAAVRDCRPIALAAAVRDCRPIALAVLDDAAELVGGVIAAAALVVNPDRIVRGGHLLRAAPHLVDAVARIPRLVRRRPQLPVRPRTLRLLRHLTLLRSRAGYAPAGERAGLEPFRRDRPPASLAHAVGPARHPPQRVVDLGDPLPRRGQQRGQLGALEPDRGALRIVLVVRVRIPRRGEQRLQIRRQPRLLGHHARPQPQQLVPHHPRSVTTRSCCYREPVPRTSPRWMPWPSSTSFPTRTFAAARARMTGEITVDGPRAPRSTPIMTVECRSVSAPVR comes from the coding sequence GTGCTGGTGGACAACAACACGCGGTACGCCGCGCTGGCCGAGGCGCTCGCGGACGGTCCGGCGGCGCAGAACGTCATGTACGTGCGGCTCTTCGACGGCATCGGCGGCGGGCTGATCGTCGGCGGCCGGCTGGTGGCCGACGGGCACGGCGTCACGGGCGAGTTCGGCCACGTCGTAGTGGCCCGGGACGGCGAGCCGTGCCGGTGCGGCAAGCGCGGCTGCCTGGAGACGGTCGCGTCGCTGCCCGCGGTACTGCGGGAGTGTACCCGGCGCGGACTCGTGCTGCCGGACGCGGACGCGCTGGCCGCCGCGGTCCGCGACTGCCGCCCGATCGCGCTGGCCGCCGCGGTCCGCGACTGCCGCCCGATCGCGCTGGCCGCCGCGGTCCGCGACTGCCGCCCGATCGCGCTGGCCGTGCTGGACGACGCGGCCGAGCTGGTCGGCGGCGTGATCGCGGCGGCCGCGCTGGTGGTCAACCCGGACCGGATCGTGCGCGGCGGCCACCTCCTGCGCGCGGCGCCGCATCTGGTCGACGCGGTCGCGAGGATCCCGCGGCTGGTTCGACGCCGCCCGCAGCTTCCGGTACGGCCGCGGACTCTGCGGCTTCTGCGGCATTTGACGCTTCTGCGGTCACGCGCAGGTTATGCACCAGCGGGCGAACGGGCGGGCCTCGAGCCGTTCCGGCGCGATCGGCCGCCCGCATCGCTCGCACACGCCGTAGGTCCCGCCCGCCACCCGCCGCAGCGCGTCGTCGACCTCGGCGATCCGCTCCCGCGTCGCGGCCAGCAACGCGGTCAGCTGGGCGCGCTCGAACCCGATCGTGGCGCCCTCCGGATCGTGCTCGTCGTCCGCGTTCGAATCCCGCGACGCGGCGAACAACGCCTCCAGATCCGCCGCCAGCCGCGCCTTCTCGGCCACCATGCCCGCCCGCAGCCGCAGCAGCTCGTCCCGCACCATCCCCGCAGCGTAACGACGCGTTCGTGCTGCTACCGGGAACCGGTCCCGAGGACTTCCCCGCGGTGGATGCCGTGGCCGTCATCGACATCGTTCCCGACGAGGACCTTCGCGGCGGCCCGCGCTAGAATGACCGGCGAGATCACCGTCGATGGCCCGCGTGCGCCGCGAAGCACGCCAATCATGACTGTCGAATGCCGGAGCGTCTCCGCTCCCGTGCGGTGA
- a CDS encoding TrmH family RNA methyltransferase — translation MHGANLGTLLRTCDAVGACLAVPPFGWVDEALARGNTLRQPACVHRVGDPLRWLAEERRAGTAVLGVELADEAVRLADLPAARRRTVMVLGHEATGIPPDALDLLDGAVEIPMIGTGSSLNVAVAGSLVLYRLAGLL, via the coding sequence ATGCACGGCGCCAACCTCGGCACGCTGCTGCGCACCTGCGACGCGGTCGGCGCATGTCTCGCGGTGCCGCCGTTCGGCTGGGTGGACGAGGCGCTCGCCCGCGGCAACACGCTGCGCCAGCCCGCCTGCGTGCACCGCGTCGGCGACCCGCTTCGGTGGCTGGCGGAGGAGCGCCGCGCCGGCACGGCCGTCCTCGGCGTCGAGCTGGCCGACGAGGCGGTCCGCCTCGCCGACCTGCCCGCGGCCCGCCGCCGCACCGTCATGGTCCTCGGCCACGAGGCCACCGGCATCCCGCCGGACGCGCTCGACCTCCTGGACGGCGCAGTGGAGATCCCGATGATCGGCACCGGCTCCAGCCTCAACGTGGCCGTCGCCGGATCCCTCGTCCTCTACCGGCTGGCCGGACTCCTGTGA
- a CDS encoding immune inhibitor A domain-containing protein, with translation MHGHIRTVLVGVTAAAFVLVVPGSPAIAAPPAMDSEPRTPVKADNLEHPLGESREAAREEALTKLLNGEVTSQQRNGSEVVRLGGDRWVEVRQKTKTDPVLTFLVEFGTQTLPQTGGTPGPLHNQLPAPDRANDNTTLWVPDFSPAYYQELLFSTKKESMTTFYTAQSGGRYTVTGEVGDWVQVPYNEARYGSNTWEGGTGYQDFVKDSATAWYQAQVAAGQTPAQITASLAKYDVWDRYDFDTDGDFNEPDGYIDHFQAIHAGEGEEAGGGAQGADAIWSHRGYTYQGDYGQTGPEHNRLGGVPIGDSGLWIGDYTTEPENGGLGVFAHEYGHDLGLPDLYDTQGGDNSTGFWSLMSAGSWLSHDPQNIGSTPGYMGAWEKLFLGWLDYTTVKPGQKKTVVLGQAADAKGPLPQAVIVPLPDQTVVREYNTPYSGEYEWWGGDANDLNTMLTRTLDLTAATTASLTTKAWYEIEAGYDYLYAEVSADGGNRWTRLGTPLTGSSEGEWVDLTYDLSAFAGQAVQFRFRYQTDGGVHFAGAFLDDITLVVNGAPVWTDDVESATTAWTARGFTRFTGTLTRVAPRYYIAEWRTYTGYDKVLKTGPYNYGWANTRPDWVEKFPYQDGLLVWYVNDAFTDNDTINHPGGGAVLPVDARPEPIVFPDGVRLGNRRQPFDATFGVQRTDAVTFHRNGVPVTVPARPPVTTFDDSDPNRYYSAANPQGSVQVAGLGVKIQVLTEWSLIAPFTILTITSPRQP, from the coding sequence TTGCACGGTCACATCAGAACCGTCCTGGTGGGCGTCACCGCGGCCGCTTTCGTCCTCGTCGTACCGGGCAGCCCCGCCATCGCGGCGCCCCCGGCCATGGACAGCGAGCCCCGCACGCCGGTCAAGGCGGACAATCTGGAACACCCGCTCGGCGAGTCCCGCGAGGCGGCCCGCGAGGAGGCGCTCACCAAACTGCTCAACGGTGAGGTAACCAGCCAGCAGCGCAACGGGTCCGAGGTCGTCCGGCTCGGCGGCGATCGCTGGGTCGAGGTGCGGCAGAAGACCAAGACCGACCCCGTCCTGACGTTCCTCGTCGAGTTCGGCACGCAGACGCTGCCGCAGACCGGCGGCACGCCCGGCCCGCTGCACAACCAGCTCCCGGCGCCGGACCGGGCCAACGACAACACCACGCTGTGGGTGCCGGACTTCAGCCCGGCGTACTACCAGGAGCTCCTCTTCAGCACGAAGAAGGAGTCGATGACCACGTTCTACACCGCGCAGTCCGGCGGGCGGTACACGGTCACCGGCGAGGTCGGCGACTGGGTGCAGGTGCCCTACAACGAGGCGCGGTACGGGAGCAACACCTGGGAGGGCGGCACCGGCTACCAGGACTTCGTCAAGGACAGCGCCACCGCGTGGTACCAGGCTCAGGTCGCCGCCGGGCAGACCCCGGCCCAGATCACCGCGTCGCTGGCGAAGTACGACGTGTGGGACCGCTACGACTTCGACACCGACGGCGACTTCAACGAGCCGGACGGCTACATCGACCACTTCCAGGCCATCCACGCCGGTGAGGGCGAGGAGGCCGGCGGCGGCGCACAGGGCGCGGACGCGATCTGGTCCCACCGCGGCTACACCTACCAGGGCGACTACGGCCAGACCGGCCCGGAACACAACCGCCTCGGCGGCGTCCCGATCGGCGACAGCGGACTGTGGATCGGCGACTACACCACCGAGCCGGAGAACGGCGGCCTCGGCGTCTTCGCCCACGAGTACGGGCACGACCTCGGCCTGCCCGACCTCTACGACACGCAGGGCGGCGACAACAGCACCGGCTTCTGGTCGCTGATGTCGGCCGGTTCGTGGCTGTCCCACGACCCGCAGAACATCGGCTCCACGCCCGGTTACATGGGCGCGTGGGAGAAGCTGTTCCTCGGCTGGCTCGACTACACCACGGTCAAACCGGGGCAGAAGAAGACGGTCGTGCTCGGCCAGGCCGCGGACGCGAAGGGCCCGCTCCCGCAGGCCGTGATCGTCCCGCTGCCGGACCAGACCGTCGTCCGCGAGTACAACACCCCCTACTCCGGTGAGTACGAGTGGTGGGGCGGCGACGCGAACGACCTGAACACCATGCTCACCCGGACGCTCGACCTGACCGCCGCGACCACGGCCTCGCTCACCACCAAGGCGTGGTATGAGATCGAGGCCGGCTACGACTACCTCTACGCGGAGGTGTCCGCGGACGGCGGCAACCGGTGGACCAGGCTCGGCACGCCGCTGACCGGGTCCAGCGAGGGGGAGTGGGTCGACCTGACCTACGACCTGAGCGCGTTCGCGGGGCAGGCCGTGCAGTTCCGGTTCCGTTACCAGACCGACGGCGGCGTGCACTTCGCCGGCGCGTTCCTCGACGACATCACGCTGGTCGTCAACGGCGCTCCGGTGTGGACGGACGACGTGGAGTCGGCGACCACGGCGTGGACCGCGCGCGGGTTCACCCGGTTCACCGGCACGCTGACCCGGGTCGCGCCGCGGTACTACATCGCGGAGTGGCGCACCTACACCGGGTACGACAAGGTGCTCAAGACCGGGCCGTACAACTACGGCTGGGCGAACACGCGGCCGGACTGGGTGGAGAAGTTCCCGTACCAGGACGGGCTGCTGGTCTGGTATGTCAACGACGCGTTCACGGACAACGACACGATCAACCACCCGGGCGGCGGCGCGGTCCTGCCGGTCGACGCGCGGCCGGAACCGATCGTGTTCCCGGACGGGGTGCGGCTGGGTAACCGGCGGCAGCCGTTCGACGCCACGTTCGGCGTGCAGCGCACGGACGCGGTCACGTTCCACCGCAACGGCGTTCCGGTCACGGTGCCGGCGCGGCCCCCGGTGACGACGTTCGACGACTCCGACCCGAACCGGTACTACTCGGCGGCGAACCCGCAGGGCTCGGTCCAGGTCGCCGGCCTCGGCGTCAAGATCCAGGTGCTGACGGAGTGGTCGCTGATCGCCCCGTTCACCATCCTCACCATCACCTCACCCAGGCAACCCTGA
- a CDS encoding mycothiol transferase, giving the protein MTDDTPWEPPLAGDELGHLTGMLDRLRTTFRWKADGLDATQLATGLGASTLTLGSLLKHLAAVEAMTFTWKLHGTSPGSPWADSSHDWTFTSAAGDTPEQLYAHWDDEVRRSRGRLASALATGGLDQSAHIASDDGEHASLRRLICDLIEEYGRHTGHADLLRESVDGRTGEDPPPGWRATSGDSPVGCEP; this is encoded by the coding sequence ATGACCGACGACACCCCATGGGAACCACCCCTGGCCGGCGACGAACTCGGCCACCTGACCGGCATGCTCGACCGGCTCCGCACCACGTTCCGCTGGAAGGCCGACGGCCTCGACGCCACCCAGCTCGCCACCGGTCTCGGCGCGTCCACGCTCACGCTCGGCAGCCTGCTCAAACACCTCGCCGCGGTCGAGGCCATGACGTTCACCTGGAAGCTGCACGGCACCTCCCCCGGCTCCCCGTGGGCCGACAGCTCACACGACTGGACCTTCACCTCCGCAGCCGGCGACACACCCGAGCAGCTCTACGCCCACTGGGACGACGAGGTCCGCAGGTCACGCGGCCGACTCGCGTCCGCGCTGGCCACCGGCGGACTCGACCAGTCCGCCCACATCGCGTCCGACGACGGCGAGCACGCCTCCCTGCGCCGGCTGATCTGCGACCTGATCGAGGAGTACGGCCGGCACACCGGCCACGCCGACCTCCTGCGCGAATCCGTCGACGGCCGCACCGGCGAGGACCCACCCCCGGGCTGGCGGGCGACCTCCGGCGACTCCCCGGTGGGCTGCGAACCCTGA
- a CDS encoding pectate lyase family protein, which produces MTTSRRTLLTGVAAAATLGGLARPAAALAAPSTASAPSTASAPSTASALNTVSAPSAASAPDGFAAVSALGLPGTTGGVAGPTVTVTNATDLAYYAGRNTPYTILVSGRITFGDMITVVADKTILGVGTTAVIDGGGLQLGSTTRPGNNVIIRNLTFVNASDDSISVTNAAHHVWIDHNDLSRGYDGLLDVKRASDFVTISWNHFHDHSKTTLVGHSDTYTADRGHLRVTYHHNFFQGTAQRHPRVRFGDPVHVYNNYFLNNELYAVASTEDAGVLVEANYFENVAHPAYVGYDESGPGRLVERANVYVNSGTPQTAGTVTEPRTYYAYTPDPAGSVPSLVRAGAGVGRI; this is translated from the coding sequence ATGACCACGTCTCGCCGCACCCTGCTGACCGGCGTCGCCGCGGCCGCGACGCTCGGCGGCCTCGCCCGCCCGGCCGCCGCGCTCGCCGCACCGTCCACTGCGTCGGCCCCGTCCACTGCGTCGGCCCCGTCCACTGCGTCGGCTCTGAACACTGTGTCGGCTCCGTCCGCCGCGTCCGCTCCGGACGGGTTCGCGGCCGTGTCCGCGCTCGGCCTGCCCGGAACCACCGGCGGGGTCGCCGGGCCGACCGTGACCGTCACGAACGCGACCGACCTGGCCTACTACGCGGGGCGGAACACGCCGTACACGATCCTGGTCAGCGGGCGGATCACGTTCGGCGACATGATCACGGTGGTGGCCGACAAGACCATCCTCGGTGTCGGCACGACCGCGGTGATCGACGGGGGCGGGCTGCAGCTCGGGTCGACCACCCGGCCCGGCAACAACGTGATCATCCGCAATCTGACGTTCGTCAACGCGTCGGACGACTCGATCAGCGTGACCAACGCGGCCCATCACGTGTGGATCGACCACAACGACCTGTCCCGGGGTTACGACGGGCTGCTCGACGTCAAGCGCGCGTCCGACTTCGTGACGATCTCCTGGAACCACTTCCACGACCACAGCAAGACCACGCTGGTCGGGCACTCGGACACGTACACCGCGGACCGCGGCCACCTGCGCGTCACCTACCACCACAACTTCTTCCAGGGCACCGCGCAGCGCCACCCGCGCGTCCGGTTCGGCGACCCGGTGCACGTCTACAACAACTACTTCCTGAACAACGAGCTGTACGCGGTCGCGTCCACGGAGGACGCGGGTGTCCTGGTCGAGGCGAACTACTTCGAGAACGTCGCCCATCCGGCCTACGTCGGCTACGACGAGAGCGGCCCCGGGCGGCTGGTGGAACGCGCCAACGTCTACGTCAACTCCGGCACCCCGCAGACCGCCGGCACCGTCACCGAACCCCGCACCTACTACGCCTACACGCCGGACCCGGCCGGCTCGGTCCCGTCGCTGGTCCGGGCCGGTGCGGGCGTCGGGCGGATCTGA